In Amblyraja radiata isolate CabotCenter1 chromosome 28, sAmbRad1.1.pri, whole genome shotgun sequence, one DNA window encodes the following:
- the mks1 gene encoding Meckel syndrome type 1 protein isoform X3, with product MEIPSYLTERMSHVRRRRQEHRIMEGKIPRSRLITWEPTEEFVRSNHVLNTPVQTMYIMGDLGPYGKLGHRGDEYILCTIKMDSNGVLSVKPDFNDCKAVYRIETEGEKRDLWLYTVQNISFDVKPEEQSREKNLFKDLYNRHKEYLTTLVGDEFATPPLGFLQLFVNGEVVSAHGFEYDNLYVHFLLELPNNWTCPPSQQLSGVTQTCATKVNDQEDVAYFSHPFNFEMSIRSEDQPEGFLQWPMLYFGVYSCDFWQRYRIEGYGYIDIPDRPGSYTKTCKTWRPILPGTLAEMRRFFVGGALELEDTTYIRIPSTFKGERLSRFGFRTETIGTVTFRLHCMQQCRTFLDSSMARKKSQNVLDRMGGLTHQATFHSVLAAFEHSQHRMHEARENLPKDLLHTSAVLDVSRM from the exons ATGGAGATTCCATCCTACCTGACAGAGAGAATGTCACATGTTCGACGCAGGAGGCAGGAACACAGAATTAT GGAAGGGAAGATTCCAAGATCACGCCTCATCACCTGGGAGCCGACTGAAGAATTTGTGAGGAGCAACCATGTCCTGAATACACCAGTGCAAACCATGTACATCATGGGAGATCTGGGGCCCTATGGAAA GCTTGGTCACCGTGGGGATGAGTATATATTGTGTACCATTAAGATGGACAGCAATGGAGTTCTCTCTGTTAAACCAGACTTCAATGATTGTAAAGCAGTCTATAG GATTGAGACCGAGGGAGAGAAACGGGATTTATGGTTATACACTGTTCAAAATATATCTTTTGACGTCAAGCCAGAAGAACAGAGCAGGGAGAAAAATCTCTTTAAAGAT CTCTATAACAGGCACAAAGAGTACCTCACGACTTTGGTTGGAGATGAATTTGCAACT CCTCCTCTGGGttttcttcagctttttgtgaACGGTGAagtag TGTCGGCTCATGGGTTTGAGTATGACAACCTGTATGTACATTTTCTCCTTGAACTTCCAAACA ATTGGACTTGTCCTCCAAGCCAGCAGTTGTCTGGAGTAACACAGACTTGTGCTACCAAGGTCAATGATCAG GAGGATGTAGCCTATTTTTCTCATCCATTCAATTTTGAAATGTCTATAAGAAGTGAAGATCAGCCTGAAG GTTTTCTGCAATGGCCAATGCTTTATTTTGGGGTGTACTCTTGTGATTTCTGGCAGAGATATCGTATTGAGGGCTATGGCTACATTGACATTCCTGATCGTCCAG GTAGCTATACGAAAACATGCAAAACATGGAGACCAATCTTGCCTGGAACATTAGCAGAAATGCGGCGATTCTTTGTTGGTGGTGCGCTTGAGCTTGAAGATACGACTTACATCCGGATCCCAAGCACATTCAAG GGAGAGAGGCTGAGTCGCTTCGGTTTCAGAACGGAAACCATAGGAACTGTGACCTTCAGGCTGCATTGCATGCAACAATGCAG GACTTTTCTGGATTCAAGCATGGCAAGAAAGAAATCACAGAACGTTCTggaccgaatgggaggacttactcACCAGGCTACCTTTCACTCTGTGCTGG
- the dnajc30 gene encoding dnaJ homolog subfamily C member 30, mitochondrial, producing the protein MAAKVEPLLPLLPVRNSARWGPAKAGSRKVEFLSEILAVLPFYPTRLKSATVCLAGILSKECPSLKPSEMGGRTEFLMTADCGPLVDTLSFSHTRTTIRLANCANGWSCHALTFQEVNDKCHNGLSIQMFQQLFSSNTCAFLLDGRQHLHRRYSSINSLQQCRMYGYYKNDKSYFGENNAVPLPRGNSTIYYEILKVSPNATHSQIKSAYYKQSFIYHPDRNAGSEVAALRFTEINEAYSVLGSVSLRKKYDRGILTPADLHVGKKLSNKPRVSTVKQAQAESSEDTLNDGKSKFNFDEFYKAHYGKQLEMEQLLRLRRKQHRKNRENMERRWNLQKLMEMTVTLMAITGFVILFSFRSN; encoded by the coding sequence ATGGCCGCAAAGGTGGAGCCGTTGCTGCCACTGTTACCTGTCAGAAACAGTGCCAGATGGGGACCGGCAAAAGCTGGGAGCCGCAAAGTGGAATTCCTCTCCGAAATCCTCGCTGTGTTGCCCTTCTACCCAACACGGCTAAAATCTGCGACGGTTTGCCTAGCTGGGATACTAAGCAAAGAATGCCCTTCATTGAAGCCAAGTGAAATGGGTGGAAGAACGGAATTTCTAATGACTGCTGACTGCGGGCCTTTGGTTGATACCCTCAGTTTCAGTCATACTCGAACAACTATAAGACTTGCCAATTGTGCAAATGGTTGGTCCTGTCATGCTTTGACTTTTCAGGAGGTGAATGACAAATGCCATAATGGTCTTTCGATCCAGATGTTTCAGCAGTTATTCAGCTCAAACACTTGTGCGTTTCTTCTGGACGGTAGGCAACATCTTCATCGTCGTTATTCTAGCATCAATTCATTGCAGCAATGCAGAATGTATGGCTACTATAAGAATGATAAGAGTTATTTTGGTGAAAATAATGCTGTCCCTCTTCCACGAGGGAACAGCACAATATACTATGAAATTTTGAAAGTGTCTCCAAATGCTACACATAGTCAGATCAAGTCTGCTTACTACAAGCAATCATTCATTTACCATCCAGATAGAAATGCAGGCAGTGAGGTGGCAGCATTGAGGTTTACTGAAATCAATGAAGCATATTCAGTGTTGGGCTCTGTGAGCCTCAGGAAAAAGTACGATCGAGGAATTCTGACTCCTGCAGATTTGCATGTTGGTAAAAAACTTTCAAACAAACCCCGAGTCTCAACAGTAAAACAAGCACAGGCTGAAAGTTCCGAAGATACGTTAAATGATGGGAAATCAAAGTTCAATTTCGATGAGTTCTACAAGGCTCATTATGGAAAACAACTGGAGATGGAGCAGTTACTTCGCTTGAGAAGGAAGCAGCATCGCAAAAATAGGGAAAACATGGAAAGAAGATGGAATCTTCAAAAGCTAATGGAGATGACAGTGACTCTTATGGCTATTACAGGATTTGTGATCTTGTTCAGTTTCAGAAGCAATTAA
- the bcl7b gene encoding B-cell CLL/lymphoma 7 protein family member B isoform X4, producing the protein MNTEKKWVTVGDTSLRIFKWVPVTDPKEDVRAPRMTQLEKPKSKGNLESKGTKGDKGFPLQPVSDNSSSPILLELNDETSNQSSLSDAYQVKVDSSTNSSPSPEQSEPVSPTLLSDFKADDSQPPMLGQEIMEEPSLPSSEVGDDPPMLTKEELVPLQPQVVEEEDDEYSGAPPLKRVCTGQNAVTQPVTES; encoded by the exons ATGAACAC GGAGAAGAAGTGGGTGACAGTCGGTGACACATCACTGCGGATATTTAAATGGGTACCAGTGACTGATCCCAAAGAG GATGTCCGAGCTCCCCGAATGACTCAGTTG GAGAAACCAAAATCAAAGGGCAATCTTGAATCAAAAGGGACAAAGGGAGATAAAGGCTTCCCATTGCAGCCTGTATCTGACAACAGTTCCTCTCCTATTCTTCTGGAGCTAAATG ATGAGACTAGTAATCAGAGTTCCCTGTCGGATGCTTACCAGGTAAAAGTGGACAGCAGTACAAATTCGAGCCCAAGCCCAGAGCAAAGTGAGCCTGTCAGCCCAACACTTCTGTCTGATTTTAAAGCAGATGACTCTCAGCCTCCCATGCTTGGGCAGGAAATAATGGAAG AACCTTCCCTTCCTTCCTCAGAAGTAGGAGATGATCCCCCAATGCTCACAAAAGAAGAACTGGTTCCATTACAGCCTCAG GTTGTGGAAGAGGAGGATGATGAATATTCTGGTGCACCACCACTGAAGAGGGTTTGCACAGGACAGAATGCTGTGACTCAGCCAGTAACTGAGAGCTAA
- the mks1 gene encoding Meckel syndrome type 1 protein isoform X2 yields the protein MSTFDAMTSENITDGYRTDDQEEVEIGWQEKLFSQFEIDLYQNEQLCQSPLDCQYRNEILRLEETEEKKNRRIFTYTDFDRYTSTEEHSKIVTTSPMEIPSYLTERMSHVRRRRQEHRIMEGKIPRSRLITWEPTEEFVRSNHVLNTPVQTMYIMGDLGPYGKLGHRGDEYILCTIKMDSNGVLSVKPDFNDCKAVYRIETEGEKRDLWLYTVQNISFDVKPEEQSREKNLFKDLYNRHKEYLTTLVGDEFATPPLGFLQLFVNGEVVSAHGFEYDNLYVHFLLELPNNWTCPPSQQLSGVTQTCATKVNDQEDVAYFSHPFNFEMSIRSEDQPEGFLQWPMLYFGVYSCDFWQRYRIEGYGYIDIPDRPGSYTKTCKTWRPILPGTLAEMRRFFVGGALELEDTTYIRIPSTFKGERLSRFGFRTETIGTVTFRLHCMQQCRTFLDSSMARKKSQNVLDRMGGLTHQATFHSVLAAFEHSQHRMHEARENLPKDLLHTSAVLDVSRM from the exons atgtctaccttcgatgccaTGACTTCAGAAAACATCACCG ATGGTTATCGGACAGACGaccaagaagaggttgaaataggCTGGCAAGAGAAGCTATTCAGCCAG TTTGAAATTGACCTGTACCAGAATGAACAGTTGTGCCAAAGTCCACTGGACTGTCAATACCGTAATGAGATCCTGCgcctggaggaaactgaagagaaGAAGAATCGCAGAATCTTTACCTACACTGATTTTGACCGCTACACCAGCACTGAAGAG CACTCCAAGATAGTAACCACATCACCAATGGAGATTCCATCCTACCTGACAGAGAGAATGTCACATGTTCGACGCAGGAGGCAGGAACACAGAATTAT GGAAGGGAAGATTCCAAGATCACGCCTCATCACCTGGGAGCCGACTGAAGAATTTGTGAGGAGCAACCATGTCCTGAATACACCAGTGCAAACCATGTACATCATGGGAGATCTGGGGCCCTATGGAAA GCTTGGTCACCGTGGGGATGAGTATATATTGTGTACCATTAAGATGGACAGCAATGGAGTTCTCTCTGTTAAACCAGACTTCAATGATTGTAAAGCAGTCTATAG GATTGAGACCGAGGGAGAGAAACGGGATTTATGGTTATACACTGTTCAAAATATATCTTTTGACGTCAAGCCAGAAGAACAGAGCAGGGAGAAAAATCTCTTTAAAGAT CTCTATAACAGGCACAAAGAGTACCTCACGACTTTGGTTGGAGATGAATTTGCAACT CCTCCTCTGGGttttcttcagctttttgtgaACGGTGAagtag TGTCGGCTCATGGGTTTGAGTATGACAACCTGTATGTACATTTTCTCCTTGAACTTCCAAACA ATTGGACTTGTCCTCCAAGCCAGCAGTTGTCTGGAGTAACACAGACTTGTGCTACCAAGGTCAATGATCAG GAGGATGTAGCCTATTTTTCTCATCCATTCAATTTTGAAATGTCTATAAGAAGTGAAGATCAGCCTGAAG GTTTTCTGCAATGGCCAATGCTTTATTTTGGGGTGTACTCTTGTGATTTCTGGCAGAGATATCGTATTGAGGGCTATGGCTACATTGACATTCCTGATCGTCCAG GTAGCTATACGAAAACATGCAAAACATGGAGACCAATCTTGCCTGGAACATTAGCAGAAATGCGGCGATTCTTTGTTGGTGGTGCGCTTGAGCTTGAAGATACGACTTACATCCGGATCCCAAGCACATTCAAG GGAGAGAGGCTGAGTCGCTTCGGTTTCAGAACGGAAACCATAGGAACTGTGACCTTCAGGCTGCATTGCATGCAACAATGCAG GACTTTTCTGGATTCAAGCATGGCAAGAAAGAAATCACAGAACGTTCTggaccgaatgggaggacttactcACCAGGCTACCTTTCACTCTGTGCTGG
- the bcl7b gene encoding B-cell CLL/lymphoma 7 protein family member B isoform X3 — MSGRSVRAETRSRAKDDIKKVMAAIEKVRKWEKKWVTVGDTSLRIFKWVPVTDPKEDVRAPRMTQLEKPKSKGNLESKGTKGDKGFPLQPVSDNSSSPILLELNDETSNQSSLSDAYQVKVDSSTNSSPSPEQSEPVSPTLLSDFKADDSQPPMLGQEIMEEVGDDPPMLTKEELVPLQPQVVEEEDDEYSGAPPLKRVCTGQNAVTQPVTES, encoded by the exons ATGTCGGGACGGTCGGTTAGAGCGGAGACTCGCAGCCGGGCCAAAGATGACATCAAAAAGGTTATGGCCGCGATAGAGAAAGTCCGAAAATG GGAGAAGAAGTGGGTGACAGTCGGTGACACATCACTGCGGATATTTAAATGGGTACCAGTGACTGATCCCAAAGAG GATGTCCGAGCTCCCCGAATGACTCAGTTG GAGAAACCAAAATCAAAGGGCAATCTTGAATCAAAAGGGACAAAGGGAGATAAAGGCTTCCCATTGCAGCCTGTATCTGACAACAGTTCCTCTCCTATTCTTCTGGAGCTAAATG ATGAGACTAGTAATCAGAGTTCCCTGTCGGATGCTTACCAGGTAAAAGTGGACAGCAGTACAAATTCGAGCCCAAGCCCAGAGCAAAGTGAGCCTGTCAGCCCAACACTTCTGTCTGATTTTAAAGCAGATGACTCTCAGCCTCCCATGCTTGGGCAGGAAATAATGGAAG AAGTAGGAGATGATCCCCCAATGCTCACAAAAGAAGAACTGGTTCCATTACAGCCTCAG GTTGTGGAAGAGGAGGATGATGAATATTCTGGTGCACCACCACTGAAGAGGGTTTGCACAGGACAGAATGCTGTGACTCAGCCAGTAACTGAGAGCTAA
- the mks1 gene encoding Meckel syndrome type 1 protein isoform X1, producing MAAECKSEGGAAIYRTQDPVQNLRIRIWLQRVTPTALFTQHVLQPVPFSKQNAIEMSTFDAMTSENITDGYRTDDQEEVEIGWQEKLFSQFEIDLYQNEQLCQSPLDCQYRNEILRLEETEEKKNRRIFTYTDFDRYTSTEEHSKIVTTSPMEIPSYLTERMSHVRRRRQEHRIMEGKIPRSRLITWEPTEEFVRSNHVLNTPVQTMYIMGDLGPYGKLGHRGDEYILCTIKMDSNGVLSVKPDFNDCKAVYRIETEGEKRDLWLYTVQNISFDVKPEEQSREKNLFKDLYNRHKEYLTTLVGDEFATPPLGFLQLFVNGEVVSAHGFEYDNLYVHFLLELPNNWTCPPSQQLSGVTQTCATKVNDQEDVAYFSHPFNFEMSIRSEDQPEGFLQWPMLYFGVYSCDFWQRYRIEGYGYIDIPDRPGSYTKTCKTWRPILPGTLAEMRRFFVGGALELEDTTYIRIPSTFKGERLSRFGFRTETIGTVTFRLHCMQQCRTFLDSSMARKKSQNVLDRMGGLTHQATFHSVLAAFEHSQHRMHEARENLPKDLLHTSAVLDVSRM from the exons ATGGCGGCCGAATGCAAAAGTGAGGGAGGAGCAGCGATCTACCGCACTCAGGATCCCGTACAAAACCTCCGCATCCG TATATGGCTTCAGCGGGTCACCCCAACAGCACTCTTCACTCAACATGTTTTGCAACCTGTTCCTTTCTCCAAGCAAAATGCCATCgaaatgtctaccttcgatgccaTGACTTCAGAAAACATCACCG ATGGTTATCGGACAGACGaccaagaagaggttgaaataggCTGGCAAGAGAAGCTATTCAGCCAG TTTGAAATTGACCTGTACCAGAATGAACAGTTGTGCCAAAGTCCACTGGACTGTCAATACCGTAATGAGATCCTGCgcctggaggaaactgaagagaaGAAGAATCGCAGAATCTTTACCTACACTGATTTTGACCGCTACACCAGCACTGAAGAG CACTCCAAGATAGTAACCACATCACCAATGGAGATTCCATCCTACCTGACAGAGAGAATGTCACATGTTCGACGCAGGAGGCAGGAACACAGAATTAT GGAAGGGAAGATTCCAAGATCACGCCTCATCACCTGGGAGCCGACTGAAGAATTTGTGAGGAGCAACCATGTCCTGAATACACCAGTGCAAACCATGTACATCATGGGAGATCTGGGGCCCTATGGAAA GCTTGGTCACCGTGGGGATGAGTATATATTGTGTACCATTAAGATGGACAGCAATGGAGTTCTCTCTGTTAAACCAGACTTCAATGATTGTAAAGCAGTCTATAG GATTGAGACCGAGGGAGAGAAACGGGATTTATGGTTATACACTGTTCAAAATATATCTTTTGACGTCAAGCCAGAAGAACAGAGCAGGGAGAAAAATCTCTTTAAAGAT CTCTATAACAGGCACAAAGAGTACCTCACGACTTTGGTTGGAGATGAATTTGCAACT CCTCCTCTGGGttttcttcagctttttgtgaACGGTGAagtag TGTCGGCTCATGGGTTTGAGTATGACAACCTGTATGTACATTTTCTCCTTGAACTTCCAAACA ATTGGACTTGTCCTCCAAGCCAGCAGTTGTCTGGAGTAACACAGACTTGTGCTACCAAGGTCAATGATCAG GAGGATGTAGCCTATTTTTCTCATCCATTCAATTTTGAAATGTCTATAAGAAGTGAAGATCAGCCTGAAG GTTTTCTGCAATGGCCAATGCTTTATTTTGGGGTGTACTCTTGTGATTTCTGGCAGAGATATCGTATTGAGGGCTATGGCTACATTGACATTCCTGATCGTCCAG GTAGCTATACGAAAACATGCAAAACATGGAGACCAATCTTGCCTGGAACATTAGCAGAAATGCGGCGATTCTTTGTTGGTGGTGCGCTTGAGCTTGAAGATACGACTTACATCCGGATCCCAAGCACATTCAAG GGAGAGAGGCTGAGTCGCTTCGGTTTCAGAACGGAAACCATAGGAACTGTGACCTTCAGGCTGCATTGCATGCAACAATGCAG GACTTTTCTGGATTCAAGCATGGCAAGAAAGAAATCACAGAACGTTCTggaccgaatgggaggacttactcACCAGGCTACCTTTCACTCTGTGCTGG
- the bcl7b gene encoding B-cell CLL/lymphoma 7 protein family member B isoform X1 has translation MSGRSVRAETRSRAKDDIKKVMAAIEKVRKWEKKWVTVGDTSLRIFKWVPVTDPKEDVRAPRMTQLEKPKSKGNLESKGTKGDKGFPLQPVSDNSSSPILLELNDETSNQSSLSDAYQVKVDSSTNSSPSPEQSEPVSPTLLSDFKADDSQPPMLGQEIMEEPSLPSSEVGDDPPMLTKEELVPLQPQVVEEEDDEYSGAPPLKRVCTGQNAVTQPVTES, from the exons ATGTCGGGACGGTCGGTTAGAGCGGAGACTCGCAGCCGGGCCAAAGATGACATCAAAAAGGTTATGGCCGCGATAGAGAAAGTCCGAAAATG GGAGAAGAAGTGGGTGACAGTCGGTGACACATCACTGCGGATATTTAAATGGGTACCAGTGACTGATCCCAAAGAG GATGTCCGAGCTCCCCGAATGACTCAGTTG GAGAAACCAAAATCAAAGGGCAATCTTGAATCAAAAGGGACAAAGGGAGATAAAGGCTTCCCATTGCAGCCTGTATCTGACAACAGTTCCTCTCCTATTCTTCTGGAGCTAAATG ATGAGACTAGTAATCAGAGTTCCCTGTCGGATGCTTACCAGGTAAAAGTGGACAGCAGTACAAATTCGAGCCCAAGCCCAGAGCAAAGTGAGCCTGTCAGCCCAACACTTCTGTCTGATTTTAAAGCAGATGACTCTCAGCCTCCCATGCTTGGGCAGGAAATAATGGAAG AACCTTCCCTTCCTTCCTCAGAAGTAGGAGATGATCCCCCAATGCTCACAAAAGAAGAACTGGTTCCATTACAGCCTCAG GTTGTGGAAGAGGAGGATGATGAATATTCTGGTGCACCACCACTGAAGAGGGTTTGCACAGGACAGAATGCTGTGACTCAGCCAGTAACTGAGAGCTAA
- the bcl7b gene encoding B-cell CLL/lymphoma 7 protein family member B isoform X2, protein MSGRSVRAETRSRAKDDIKKVMAAIEKVRKWEKKWVTVGDTSLRIFKWVPVTDPKEDVRAPRMTQLKPKSKGNLESKGTKGDKGFPLQPVSDNSSSPILLELNDETSNQSSLSDAYQVKVDSSTNSSPSPEQSEPVSPTLLSDFKADDSQPPMLGQEIMEEPSLPSSEVGDDPPMLTKEELVPLQPQVVEEEDDEYSGAPPLKRVCTGQNAVTQPVTES, encoded by the exons ATGTCGGGACGGTCGGTTAGAGCGGAGACTCGCAGCCGGGCCAAAGATGACATCAAAAAGGTTATGGCCGCGATAGAGAAAGTCCGAAAATG GGAGAAGAAGTGGGTGACAGTCGGTGACACATCACTGCGGATATTTAAATGGGTACCAGTGACTGATCCCAAAGAG GATGTCCGAGCTCCCCGAATGACTCAGTTG AAACCAAAATCAAAGGGCAATCTTGAATCAAAAGGGACAAAGGGAGATAAAGGCTTCCCATTGCAGCCTGTATCTGACAACAGTTCCTCTCCTATTCTTCTGGAGCTAAATG ATGAGACTAGTAATCAGAGTTCCCTGTCGGATGCTTACCAGGTAAAAGTGGACAGCAGTACAAATTCGAGCCCAAGCCCAGAGCAAAGTGAGCCTGTCAGCCCAACACTTCTGTCTGATTTTAAAGCAGATGACTCTCAGCCTCCCATGCTTGGGCAGGAAATAATGGAAG AACCTTCCCTTCCTTCCTCAGAAGTAGGAGATGATCCCCCAATGCTCACAAAAGAAGAACTGGTTCCATTACAGCCTCAG GTTGTGGAAGAGGAGGATGATGAATATTCTGGTGCACCACCACTGAAGAGGGTTTGCACAGGACAGAATGCTGTGACTCAGCCAGTAACTGAGAGCTAA